In the genome of Terriglobales bacterium, the window CAGCACCGGCGCGCAAACGAAGGCGATGAGGTCCGCCGTTCCCACCAGCAGGGCCCACAGCGTATCCGCCTCATAGCGCGTGCCGCGAAAAAAGAGGCCGCCCGGGCCGATGATGGCGGTGGCGAAGTACACCGGCAGCAGGCCGACGGCGATGGTGATGTAGGCGGAGTTCGCAAAATCGTACATGCACCAGCCGAAGATGATCTTGGGATCGTCTTTGGCCGGCAGGCGCGGCGGGGAGGACTGGGGCTCCATTGGGTGGGCGGAATCTTACACGCTGCGCCGGCGAAGCCGCGGCCTACTTGCGGGGCCGGGGCCAGCGCGCTTTGATCACCGTGCCGATGCCGCCGCGGGGGCGGAAGCCGCCCTTCACCACCGCCCACTTGGGCCGCGCAGCGCGCACCACGTCCTCCAGCACCCGGTTGACGATGTTCTCCTGGAAGATGCCGAGGTTGCGATAAGTCAGCAGGTATTCCTTGAGGGACTTCAACTCTAGGCAGCGCCGCGCCGGCATGTAGCGGATGGAGAGCACGCCAAAATCCGGCAAGCCGGTCTTGGGGCAGACGGAGGTGAACTCCGGGATGTCGATGACGATCTCGTAGGCCGG includes:
- the queF gene encoding preQ(1) synthase; the protein is MAKPRYTPQHARSGLSARFPAIETWPNQFPAYEIVIDIPEFTSVCPKTGLPDFGVLSIRYMPARRCLELKSLKEYLLTYRNLGIFQENIVNRVLEDVVRAARPKWAVVKGGFRPRGGIGTVIKARWPRPRK